The following proteins are encoded in a genomic region of Saccharopolyspora antimicrobica:
- a CDS encoding response regulator transcription factor: MPRVLLIEDDPAVRQGLELALTRQGHRVDAVGTGELGLERLRADRPDVVVLDLMLPGIDGFEVCRRIQAESLVPIIMLTARGDDVDMVAGLEAGADDYVVKPVQARVLEARIRAVLRRAGREQESAEQHGELTIDRAGLVVTKRGAGIGLTPTELRLLLELSATPGRVHSRQQLLESVWDHGYLGDSRLVDACVQRLRAKIEDDSATPVYVQTVRGFGYRFGPL; the protein is encoded by the coding sequence GTGCCCAGAGTGCTGCTGATCGAGGACGACCCGGCGGTGCGGCAGGGCCTCGAACTCGCGCTGACCAGGCAGGGACACCGGGTGGACGCGGTCGGCACCGGCGAGCTGGGCCTGGAGCGGCTCCGCGCCGACCGGCCGGACGTCGTGGTGCTGGACCTGATGCTGCCCGGCATCGACGGTTTCGAGGTGTGCCGCCGCATCCAGGCCGAGAGCCTGGTGCCGATCATCATGCTGACCGCGCGCGGCGACGACGTCGACATGGTCGCAGGCCTGGAAGCGGGCGCGGACGACTACGTGGTGAAGCCGGTGCAGGCCCGGGTGCTCGAAGCGCGGATCCGCGCGGTGCTGCGGCGCGCCGGGCGGGAGCAGGAGTCGGCCGAGCAGCACGGCGAGCTGACCATCGACCGGGCGGGCCTGGTGGTGACCAAGCGCGGCGCCGGGATCGGCCTGACGCCGACCGAGCTGCGCCTGCTGCTGGAGCTGTCGGCCACCCCGGGCCGGGTGCACAGCCGCCAGCAGCTGCTGGAATCGGTGTGGGACCACGGCTACCTCGGCGACTCCAGGCTGGTGGACGCGTGCGTGCAGCGCCTGCGCGCGAAGATCGAGGACGATTCGGCGACTCCGGTGTACGTGCAGACGGTGCGCGGATTCGGGTACCGGTTCGGGCCGTTGTGA
- a CDS encoding DUF6518 family protein: MHATEIPDQAARRHLGVLAVAVAAGLALGVLTAFGQQWLPESLAPLANSSGSWAMTAFLVALLAPRGGVAALSGASVLVCMLIGYVVANQLRGYPSSSGLLIFWGAAAVVAGPLLGLGAHWLRNRRGTRAALGGGGVSGVLIGEGVYGLLYIADTTSPSYWWGQIVVGLVLLAAVSARRLRPWRTAVLGALTTAGVAVAFVFLYSNGGTLISLL, translated from the coding sequence GTGCACGCAACCGAAATCCCCGATCAAGCCGCCCGGCGGCATCTCGGCGTGCTCGCTGTCGCCGTGGCAGCGGGCCTCGCCCTGGGTGTGCTGACCGCCTTCGGGCAGCAGTGGCTGCCGGAGTCGCTCGCTCCGCTGGCCAATTCCTCGGGTTCCTGGGCGATGACGGCCTTCCTCGTGGCGCTTCTCGCGCCTCGCGGCGGAGTGGCGGCCTTGTCCGGCGCCTCCGTGCTGGTGTGCATGCTGATCGGGTACGTCGTCGCCAACCAGCTCCGCGGATACCCGTCCTCGTCGGGCCTGCTGATCTTCTGGGGCGCAGCGGCGGTCGTGGCCGGACCGTTGCTCGGTCTCGGTGCGCACTGGCTGCGGAACCGGCGAGGAACCCGCGCGGCGCTGGGCGGCGGTGGGGTCAGCGGAGTGCTGATCGGCGAGGGCGTCTACGGACTGCTCTACATCGCCGACACCACCTCGCCGTCCTACTGGTGGGGCCAGATCGTGGTGGGGCTCGTCCTGCTGGCAGCAGTATCCGCACGGCGCCTGCGCCCCTGGCGCACCGCCGTGCTGGGCGCGCTCACCACCGCGGGCGTGGCAGTCGCGTTCGTCTTCCTGTACAGCAATGGCGGAACACTCATTTCTCTGCTGTGA
- a CDS encoding ATP-binding protein, whose product MTRLFGLRTRLLIAFGLLSVVTAAAVAGVSYVQARNLVLQQSQDASVRATTTRLETLYPLRNPAPGPVELNEIADVVRDRNTAAIAFYGEERSRDEFPLQLIPADLRWEVDRGKIVWQRIRPHGVPVLVTGVPLMVVNADGSVRPSGIQVYTVRDLMSEEEDIGWLAIQSWGIGGVALGLAVVLALFAARGVLRPVRELSDAAQRLGGGDLETRISVRGNDELAQVARTFNETAAELERHVTQLREMKAEAQRFVADVSHELRTPLAAMTPVTDMLDEDADRLPDELGAAARLVSQEIHNLGRLVNDLIEISRFDSGTAALTLDGVDLAALVRATLRTRGWTDQVDADLPEVTAVVDPRRVDVVVANLVGNALRHGAAPVSVRLRADEDWATVEVLDSGPGLDPEVLPHVFARFYKADVARTRSEGSGLGLAIARENAALHRDGEHRGDLFAANDPAGGAVFTLRLPRRARNGGGE is encoded by the coding sequence GTGACCCGGCTGTTCGGGCTGCGCACCCGGTTGCTGATCGCGTTCGGCCTGCTGAGCGTGGTGACCGCGGCGGCGGTGGCCGGGGTGAGCTACGTGCAGGCGCGCAACCTGGTGCTCCAGCAGTCCCAGGACGCCTCGGTGCGCGCCACCACGACCCGGCTGGAAACCCTGTACCCGCTTCGGAATCCGGCGCCGGGCCCGGTCGAGCTCAACGAGATCGCCGACGTGGTGCGCGACCGGAACACCGCCGCGATCGCGTTCTACGGCGAGGAGCGCTCGCGCGACGAGTTCCCGCTGCAGCTGATCCCGGCGGACCTGCGGTGGGAGGTGGACCGCGGCAAGATCGTCTGGCAGCGGATCCGGCCGCACGGCGTGCCGGTGCTGGTCACCGGCGTGCCGCTCATGGTCGTGAACGCCGACGGTTCGGTGCGACCGTCCGGGATCCAGGTCTACACCGTGCGCGATCTGATGTCCGAGGAGGAGGACATCGGATGGCTCGCCATCCAGTCCTGGGGCATCGGCGGAGTTGCGCTGGGACTGGCGGTCGTGCTGGCGCTGTTCGCCGCGCGCGGAGTGCTGCGCCCGGTCCGCGAGCTCAGCGATGCGGCGCAGCGGCTGGGCGGCGGCGACCTGGAGACCCGGATATCCGTGCGCGGCAACGACGAACTGGCCCAGGTCGCGCGGACCTTCAACGAGACTGCCGCGGAGCTGGAGCGGCACGTGACGCAGCTGCGCGAGATGAAGGCCGAGGCCCAGCGCTTCGTGGCCGACGTCTCGCACGAGCTGCGCACCCCGCTGGCCGCGATGACGCCGGTGACCGACATGCTCGACGAGGACGCCGACCGGCTGCCCGACGAACTCGGCGCCGCCGCCCGGCTGGTCAGCCAGGAGATCCACAACCTCGGACGGCTGGTGAACGACCTGATCGAGATCAGCAGGTTCGACTCCGGCACGGCGGCGCTGACCCTGGACGGGGTGGACCTCGCCGCGCTGGTCCGCGCGACGCTGCGCACGCGCGGCTGGACCGACCAGGTGGACGCCGATCTCCCCGAGGTCACCGCGGTGGTCGACCCGCGGCGGGTGGACGTCGTCGTGGCGAACCTGGTGGGCAATGCGCTGCGGCACGGCGCCGCGCCGGTGTCGGTGCGGCTGCGCGCGGACGAGGACTGGGCCACCGTCGAGGTCCTCGACAGCGGTCCGGGGCTCGATCCGGAGGTCCTGCCGCACGTCTTCGCCCGCTTCTACAAGGCCGACGTGGCCCGGACGCGCTCGGAGGGCAGCGGCTTGGGCCTGGCGATCGCGCGGGAGAACGCGGCCCTGCACCGCGACGGCGAGCACCGGGGCGACCTGTTCGCGGCCAACGATCCGGCTGGTGGAGCGGTGTTCACGCTGCGCCTGCCGCGCCGGGCCCGGAACGGAGGCGGCGAATGA
- a CDS encoding DEAD/DEAH box helicase family protein, giving the protein MTGWSGLAPTFTWRKSQQHLLELCSHVTDRRWLLCAPPGSGKTLIGLELARRLGEHTLVLSPTTAIRDQWRSSVALFGGDPDTFASTGLDGPAQLHSVTYQLLGNPGAAEQEVREAARRLWTTEVAAEVGAEAAAERISTVERDDPARAKRELNRHVRALRRSLSTGEHAGLRPEQLLGPGPAALIDRIAGLGIGCLVLDECHHLLDWWALVVNALVERLEPVAVIGLTATLPDPDTAREKLNYAGLLGPVDAELHLAAMVAEGGVAPWRDGVRVAELEPSEAAFLDTWSDSFAVELDPVLLDDPFITWAVAHIESAAADSRERVTAGWDQFWDRDPLLAAAVARWWSARGMALPAGFDPPAEADVAAPLSLDDRLLLADAWLHAPDGAVPPPVREELTRILRRHGVALTAAGIRWTRSTADIVCSRSSAKGRAAGEILAREAAARGDRMRALVAVERDQATSPPAALRASLGTDAGTAARVLAAVCEAGEVVQRGVICVTGRGAWCDALGADRIQRAINLSTTDGRWVDSRGCDIPAAVELVGRGAAWEPAHWLRAARAALEDGAAHTLVATRGLVGEGWNYPGLNVLLDLTEVASPTATTQLRGRALRIDPDAPEEVASLWDVVIAHPTAHGDWSRFRRRHARWWGPDGDGGIVTGARKVHPRAADATPPPAHQHAAINDESAALVADRAGTLRDWANVAADGVATSELRFAPRRRRRAVRIRRRGWRRAGAGTAVLGSAATAAASVSAQLPTAVALAGAVGAAAGLLAVFARGRTRSQQQTAGLLGEAVAAGLAASVQPELRSAAVTTTSTDDGVTALISGVDDDAAQLWADAFEEAMGPLGTPRWLIATDHHAWRVPRPASTTKAQATAFATAFGRYVPGTRLIRAGTPEATELTLRAARERPHQIVRTLRWRNPR; this is encoded by the coding sequence GTGACCGGTTGGTCCGGCCTGGCGCCGACGTTCACCTGGCGGAAGTCTCAGCAGCACCTGCTCGAGCTGTGCTCGCACGTCACCGACCGGCGGTGGCTCCTGTGCGCGCCGCCGGGTTCCGGCAAGACGCTCATCGGGCTCGAACTGGCCCGCAGGCTCGGCGAGCACACCCTCGTGCTCTCGCCGACCACCGCCATCCGCGACCAGTGGCGCAGTTCCGTCGCGCTGTTCGGCGGTGATCCGGACACCTTCGCCAGCACCGGCCTCGACGGCCCGGCGCAGCTGCACTCGGTGACCTACCAGCTGCTGGGCAATCCTGGTGCGGCCGAACAGGAAGTGAGGGAGGCCGCCCGACGGCTCTGGACCACCGAGGTCGCCGCGGAAGTCGGGGCGGAGGCTGCGGCGGAGCGGATCAGCACGGTCGAACGGGATGATCCGGCGCGCGCCAAGCGGGAGCTCAACCGGCACGTGCGCGCGCTGCGCCGGTCGTTGAGCACCGGCGAGCACGCCGGGCTGCGCCCGGAGCAGCTGCTCGGTCCGGGGCCCGCCGCGCTCATCGACCGGATCGCCGGGCTGGGCATCGGCTGCCTGGTGCTCGACGAGTGCCACCACCTGCTCGACTGGTGGGCGCTGGTGGTGAACGCGCTGGTGGAGCGGCTGGAACCGGTGGCGGTCATCGGCCTCACCGCGACGCTGCCCGATCCTGACACCGCCCGCGAGAAGCTGAATTACGCGGGCCTGCTCGGCCCGGTGGACGCCGAACTGCACCTGGCCGCGATGGTCGCGGAGGGCGGTGTCGCGCCGTGGCGCGACGGAGTGCGCGTCGCGGAGCTGGAACCCTCGGAAGCCGCGTTCCTCGACACCTGGTCCGATTCCTTCGCCGTCGAGCTGGACCCGGTGCTCCTGGACGATCCGTTCATCACCTGGGCCGTCGCGCACATCGAGTCCGCGGCGGCGGATTCGCGGGAGCGCGTGACCGCCGGGTGGGACCAGTTCTGGGATCGCGATCCGCTGCTCGCCGCCGCGGTGGCCAGGTGGTGGTCGGCCCGGGGCATGGCGTTGCCCGCCGGGTTCGACCCACCGGCGGAGGCCGACGTCGCAGCGCCGCTGTCGCTGGACGACCGTCTGCTGCTCGCCGATGCCTGGCTGCACGCCCCCGACGGCGCAGTCCCGCCTCCGGTTCGCGAGGAGCTCACGCGGATCTTGCGCAGACACGGCGTCGCCCTCACCGCTGCGGGCATCCGCTGGACGCGATCGACCGCGGACATCGTGTGTTCGCGCTCCTCGGCGAAGGGCCGCGCCGCCGGTGAGATCCTCGCCCGCGAAGCCGCTGCTCGCGGCGACCGGATGCGGGCCTTGGTCGCGGTGGAACGCGATCAGGCCACGAGCCCGCCCGCCGCGCTCCGCGCCTCCCTCGGCACCGACGCGGGAACCGCCGCACGGGTGCTCGCCGCGGTGTGCGAAGCGGGAGAGGTGGTGCAGCGCGGCGTCATCTGCGTGACCGGGCGCGGCGCGTGGTGCGACGCGCTGGGCGCCGACCGGATCCAGCGCGCGATCAATCTGTCCACAACGGACGGTCGATGGGTCGACTCCCGGGGCTGCGACATCCCCGCTGCCGTCGAGCTCGTCGGCCGCGGTGCGGCGTGGGAACCGGCGCACTGGCTTCGCGCCGCGCGCGCAGCACTCGAGGACGGGGCCGCGCACACGCTGGTCGCGACCCGAGGGCTGGTGGGCGAGGGCTGGAACTACCCGGGGCTCAACGTGCTGCTCGACCTCACCGAAGTCGCCAGCCCCACCGCGACGACGCAGCTGCGCGGACGGGCGCTGCGGATCGACCCGGACGCTCCGGAGGAGGTCGCATCGCTGTGGGACGTGGTCATCGCGCACCCGACGGCGCACGGCGACTGGAGCAGGTTCCGCCGCCGCCACGCCCGCTGGTGGGGACCGGACGGGGACGGCGGCATCGTGACAGGTGCCCGCAAGGTCCACCCTCGCGCCGCTGACGCGACTCCTCCGCCCGCGCACCAGCACGCTGCCATCAACGACGAGAGCGCAGCGCTGGTCGCCGATCGCGCTGGAACCCTGCGCGACTGGGCGAACGTGGCAGCGGACGGCGTCGCGACCAGCGAGTTGCGGTTCGCGCCGCGGCGCAGGCGACGGGCGGTGCGGATCCGGCGCCGAGGCTGGCGACGCGCCGGTGCGGGCACGGCTGTGCTGGGCAGCGCGGCGACAGCGGCAGCTTCGGTGTCCGCGCAACTGCCGACCGCCGTCGCGCTGGCGGGCGCCGTCGGCGCGGCGGCCGGGCTGCTCGCCGTCTTCGCGCGCGGCAGAACCCGTTCCCAGCAGCAGACCGCCGGTCTGCTCGGTGAAGCGGTGGCCGCGGGGCTCGCCGCCTCCGTCCAGCCGGAACTGCGGAGCGCTGCGGTCACCACCACGTCCACCGATGATGGTGTGACCGCGCTGATCAGCGGCGTCGACGACGACGCCGCGCAGCTGTGGGCCGATGCCTTCGAGGAAGCGATGGGCCCGCTGGGCACTCCGAGGTGGCTGATCGCCACCGATCACCACGCGTGGCGGGTGCCGCGTCCGGCGAGCACGACGAAAGCGCAGGCCACCGCGTTCGCCACCGCCTTCGGCCGCTACGTGCCGGGAACCCGCCTGATCCGGGCGGGCACTCCGGAGGCCACCGAACTCACCCTCCGCGCGGCGCGCGAACGGCCGCACCAGATCGTCCGCACCCTGCGCTGGCGCAACCCGCGCTGA
- a CDS encoding C39 family peptidase — protein MRRTIVLMAVVGALALAAVGCGPSAEQVDFHEWSSGQDFRSGAAEGTDVVGDGIRIGDPVGTVQHPSPDGGTRDYDYARWTSPPHRTGFAATQLVTSWNASTPPGTWVQVEMRGRTTGGADTGWYVMGRWASGDADIHRTSVGGQSDAHGTVNVDTFTANPGEELAGYRLRVTLHRAAGTSASPSVSMVGAMTSAVPDRFEVPASEPGARGVELAVPRYSQNIHKGHFPEYGGGGEAWCSPASTEMVVEYWGKRPSEQDLAWIGADHPDRTVDHAARQTFDHAYDGTGNWSFNVAYAATHGLKAHVTRLRSLTEAEEYIRRGIPLITSQSFRADELDGAGYGTEGHILVVVGFTEDGDVVVNDPASSDDPSVRNVYPRRQFENVWLRTKRHDADGEVASGSGGIAYVITPPGHAF, from the coding sequence ATGCGCAGGACGATCGTGCTCATGGCTGTCGTGGGGGCGTTGGCGCTGGCCGCGGTCGGCTGCGGGCCGTCCGCGGAGCAGGTCGACTTCCACGAGTGGAGTTCCGGGCAGGACTTCCGGTCGGGTGCGGCCGAGGGGACCGACGTCGTCGGCGACGGCATCCGGATCGGCGACCCGGTCGGCACCGTCCAGCACCCGTCGCCGGACGGCGGGACCAGGGACTACGACTACGCGAGGTGGACCTCGCCGCCGCACCGCACCGGCTTCGCCGCCACCCAGCTGGTGACCTCGTGGAACGCCTCGACGCCGCCGGGCACCTGGGTGCAGGTGGAGATGCGGGGGCGCACCACCGGCGGCGCCGACACCGGCTGGTACGTCATGGGCCGGTGGGCATCGGGAGATGCCGACATCCACCGGACCAGCGTCGGCGGCCAGTCCGACGCGCACGGGACGGTCAACGTGGACACCTTCACCGCGAACCCGGGCGAGGAACTGGCCGGGTACCGGTTGCGCGTCACCCTGCACCGCGCCGCAGGCACCTCGGCATCGCCCTCGGTGTCGATGGTGGGCGCGATGACCTCGGCGGTTCCCGACCGGTTCGAGGTCCCGGCTTCGGAGCCGGGCGCGCGCGGCGTCGAGCTGGCGGTGCCGCGCTATTCCCAGAACATCCACAAAGGACATTTTCCGGAGTACGGCGGTGGCGGCGAGGCGTGGTGCAGCCCGGCTTCCACCGAAATGGTGGTGGAGTACTGGGGCAAGCGCCCGTCCGAGCAGGACCTCGCCTGGATCGGCGCGGACCACCCGGACCGGACCGTGGACCACGCCGCCCGGCAGACCTTCGACCACGCCTACGACGGAACCGGGAACTGGTCGTTCAACGTCGCCTACGCCGCCACCCACGGCTTGAAAGCGCACGTCACCCGCCTGCGCTCGCTGACCGAGGCCGAGGAGTACATCCGCCGCGGGATCCCGCTGATCACCTCGCAGTCGTTCCGCGCCGACGAGCTCGACGGCGCCGGCTACGGCACCGAAGGCCACATCCTGGTCGTCGTCGGATTCACCGAGGACGGCGACGTCGTCGTCAACGACCCGGCGTCCTCGGACGATCCTTCGGTGCGCAACGTCTACCCACGCAGGCAGTTCGAGAACGTCTGGCTGCGCACCAAGCGCCACGACGCCGACGGCGAGGTGGCCAGCGGCTCCGGTGGCATCGCCTACGTCATCACCCCGCCGGGCCACGCCTTCTGA
- a CDS encoding phosphatase PAP2 family protein produces MVLDSPRPFRAALPLLASACVIGLAAICALFVWTPSGQLLDQQLLDRADRGSPAYSRAMELLAITGDPLVLAGLLTAVLVVGALCGRWRAGLAGAIAFAASIVASRLLKLVLPRPDLDIAGSTTHNSFPSGHVTAAAGLLIAFLLVLPPRARWWFAVPGAAGVAAVGAATMTAGWHRLSDVVGAVLLAAAFGCAAAWATGRQRRVVTEP; encoded by the coding sequence GTGGTATTGGATTCACCGCGCCCGTTCCGGGCGGCACTGCCGTTGCTGGCCTCGGCCTGCGTCATCGGTCTCGCAGCGATCTGCGCGCTGTTCGTGTGGACACCGTCCGGCCAGCTGCTCGACCAGCAGCTCCTGGACCGGGCGGATCGGGGGAGCCCCGCCTACTCGCGGGCGATGGAGCTGCTCGCCATCACCGGAGATCCGCTGGTGCTGGCCGGTCTGCTCACCGCTGTGCTCGTCGTGGGCGCGCTCTGCGGCCGGTGGCGGGCCGGGCTCGCCGGTGCGATCGCGTTCGCAGCGTCGATCGTGGCATCCCGGCTGCTCAAGCTCGTGCTGCCCCGCCCTGACCTCGACATCGCCGGTTCGACGACGCACAACAGCTTTCCCAGCGGCCACGTGACCGCCGCCGCCGGGCTGCTGATCGCCTTCCTGCTCGTGCTCCCGCCCCGCGCGCGGTGGTGGTTCGCCGTGCCCGGCGCGGCGGGTGTGGCCGCGGTCGGTGCGGCGACGATGACCGCGGGCTGGCACCGGCTCAGCGATGTCGTGGGAGCCGTGCTGCTGGCAGCGGCCTTCGGCTGCGCGGCCGCGTGGGCGACGGGGCGGCAGCGGAGGGTCGTGACAGAACCATGA